Proteins encoded together in one Nitrosopumilus sp. window:
- a CDS encoding ribosome biogenesis protein: MLSLILAESSIETIPNEMKDHPSVISHERKLGKDYSEILLDNSWHFAAMKGIKNEIKRGRPDLVHFSILEATTIPLYYENKIKIFIHTINDKVISIGENVHIPKSYHRFEGLFEKLFLEKKITVNDNELLSIKDQSFSELVNQINPSKVVGLSTTGKTSSFEKISTTLDDDSCVVIGGFQKGHFSDSIKNKFTDLFSVGETSLEAHVVIARMLYEYEKTIFM, encoded by the coding sequence ATGCTTTCTTTAATTCTAGCCGAATCTTCTATTGAAACAATTCCTAATGAGATGAAAGATCATCCCTCAGTAATATCTCATGAAAGAAAACTTGGTAAAGACTATTCAGAAATTCTATTAGATAATTCTTGGCACTTTGCTGCAATGAAAGGAATTAAAAATGAAATTAAAAGAGGAAGACCAGATTTAGTTCACTTTTCAATTTTAGAGGCTACAACAATCCCACTATATTATGAAAATAAAATCAAAATCTTCATTCATACCATTAATGATAAAGTAATCTCTATTGGAGAAAATGTCCATATTCCAAAATCATATCATAGATTTGAAGGACTTTTTGAAAAATTATTCTTGGAGAAAAAAATTACTGTTAATGACAATGAACTCCTGTCAATTAAAGATCAATCTTTTTCTGAGCTAGTTAACCAGATCAATCCATCAAAAGTTGTAGGATTATCAACTACAGGAAAAACAAGTTCATTTGAAAAAATTAGTACTACATTAGATGATGATTCATGTGTTGTGATTGGAGGTTTTCAGAAGGGACATTTCTCTGATTCAATCAAAAATAAATTCACTGATCTATTTTCTGTTGGAGAAACATCACTTGAAGCTCATGTTGTTATTGCTAGAATGCTTTACGAGTATGAAAAAACCATTTTTATGTAG
- a CDS encoding RNase P subunit — protein MKPSIRKIAMERMQILIDNAISNATKDPELSQRQASLARRISSKHKIRMPYHLRMVYCKKCKSFIAPGINSRIRLGRASVKSIRITCNLCGHTYRKIISQ, from the coding sequence GTGAAACCATCAATTAGAAAAATTGCAATGGAAAGAATGCAAATTTTAATCGATAATGCAATTTCAAATGCAACAAAAGATCCTGAACTATCTCAACGTCAAGCATCACTTGCAAGAAGGATTAGCTCAAAACACAAAATTAGAATGCCATATCATCTTAGGATGGTTTACTGCAAAAAATGCAAGTCCTTTATTGCACCTGGAATAAATTCAAGAATTCGACTAGGAAGGGCATCTGTCAAGTCGATCAGAATTACTTGTAATCTGTGCGGACATACTTATCGTAAAATAATATCTCAATAA
- a CDS encoding Lrp/AsnC ligand binding domain-containing protein, whose amino-acid sequence MAKAYVMMNCDLGSEKEVIASLKKIDSVKEVHGTLGLYDIIVQIETETEEKIQKVVTGVIRKMPKIHSTVTLTRSESGELFQTSEKLIGMMLGKNESQAYVVIHCDKGEEFPTLKNLSHIPEVKEADVVFGFYDVICKIEAPDDKTLENIITKAIRSLPHIKSSMTLTIINEQEAE is encoded by the coding sequence ATGGCAAAAGCCTATGTTATGATGAATTGTGATTTGGGTTCTGAAAAAGAAGTAATTGCATCACTAAAAAAAATTGATTCTGTAAAAGAGGTTCACGGAACACTAGGACTATACGATATTATTGTTCAAATTGAAACTGAGACAGAGGAAAAAATTCAGAAAGTTGTTACAGGTGTAATTCGAAAGATGCCAAAAATTCATTCCACAGTAACTTTGACTCGCTCAGAATCAGGAGAATTATTTCAGACATCTGAGAAACTAATTGGAATGATGTTAGGAAAAAATGAATCTCAAGCATATGTTGTTATTCATTGTGATAAAGGAGAAGAATTTCCAACACTGAAGAATCTAAGTCATATACCAGAAGTCAAAGAAGCAGATGTAGTGTTTGGGTTCTATGATGTAATTTGTAAAATAGAAGCTCCAGATGATAAAACCCTAGAAAACATCATCACCAAAGCCATAAGATCTCTTCCTCATATTAAATCAAGTATGACTCTAACCATAATTAATGAACAAGAAGCAGAATAA
- a CDS encoding winged helix-turn-helix domain-containing protein, whose product MTTSKKYRDRIYIVKDIILTLSEYGQLNQTSLFSFCGLNISKHKQILDNLEQNEIIERKEIADGKRTITLFKVTNKGMNFCHEILEPYEKLFPRSGKSSDSSLNLGCILFI is encoded by the coding sequence TTGACTACCTCTAAAAAATATAGAGATCGAATCTATATTGTTAAAGATATTATTCTTACTTTATCTGAGTATGGACAACTCAATCAGACTTCATTGTTTAGCTTTTGTGGATTAAATATTTCAAAGCATAAGCAGATATTAGATAATTTAGAACAAAATGAAATAATAGAAAGAAAAGAAATTGCTGATGGAAAAAGAACAATCACGTTATTCAAAGTGACAAATAAGGGGATGAATTTTTGTCATGAGATCTTAGAGCCATATGAAAAACTATTTCCAAGAAGTGGTAAATCCTCTGATTCTTCACTGAATTTAGGATGTATTTTATTCATCTAG
- a CDS encoding DUF1059 domain-containing protein, with protein MAKLRCNDYGFECDFVAEGEIEQVIEKFGQHSEEEHGIDYSKEAIMHVILRKTT; from the coding sequence GTGGCAAAATTAAGATGTAATGACTACGGATTTGAATGTGATTTTGTAGCTGAGGGGGAAATTGAGCAAGTTATTGAAAAATTTGGTCAACACTCCGAAGAAGAACATGGAATTGATTACTCAAAAGAAGCAATCATGCATGTAATTTTGAGAAAAACCACCTGA